A single region of the Lactobacillus isalae genome encodes:
- the gap gene encoding type I glyceraldehyde-3-phosphate dehydrogenase → MTVKIGINGFGRIGRLAFRRIMDLGEKSSDIEVVAINDLTTPALLAHLLKYDSTHGTFNHEVSATDDSIVVDGKKYRVYAEPQAQNIPWVKNDGVDFVLECTGFYTSKAKSEAHLKAGAKRVLISAPAGSDLKTIVYGVNDDTLTADDKIVSAGSCTTNSLAPMVNALQKEFGIEVGTMTTIHAYTSTQMLLDGPVRGGNLRSARAAAINIIPHSTGAAKAIGLVVPELNGKLNGHAQRVPVPDGSVTELVSILSKDVTADEVNEAVKKYESPSFAYNDHNIVSSDVLGMTAGSIFDPTQTMVTTAGDKQLVKTVAWYDNEYSFTCQMVRTLLKFATL, encoded by the coding sequence ATGACAGTTAAAATTGGTATTAACGGTTTCGGCCGTATTGGTCGTTTAGCATTCCGTCGTATTATGGATTTAGGCGAAAAGTCTTCAGATATTGAAGTTGTTGCAATCAACGACTTGACTACTCCAGCACTTTTAGCTCACTTACTTAAGTACGACTCAACTCATGGTACTTTCAACCACGAAGTTTCAGCAACTGATGACTCAATCGTAGTTGATGGTAAGAAGTACCGTGTTTACGCTGAACCACAAGCACAAAACATTCCTTGGGTTAAGAACGATGGTGTTGACTTCGTTCTTGAATGTACTGGTTTCTACACTAGCAAGGCTAAGTCAGAAGCTCACCTTAAGGCTGGTGCAAAGCGTGTATTAATTTCTGCACCTGCTGGTTCAGACTTGAAGACCATTGTTTACGGCGTAAACGATGATACTTTGACTGCTGATGACAAGATTGTTTCAGCTGGTTCATGTACTACTAACTCATTAGCACCAATGGTTAATGCTTTACAAAAAGAATTCGGCATTGAAGTTGGTACTATGACTACTATCCACGCTTACACTTCAACTCAAATGCTTTTAGATGGTCCTGTACGTGGTGGTAACTTACGTTCTGCTCGTGCTGCAGCTATCAACATTATTCCTCACTCAACTGGTGCTGCTAAGGCTATTGGTCTTGTTGTTCCAGAATTGAACGGTAAGTTGAATGGTCACGCACAACGTGTTCCAGTTCCAGATGGTTCTGTAACTGAATTAGTTTCAATCTTAAGCAAGGATGTAACTGCTGACGAAGTTAACGAAGCAGTTAAGAAGTACGAAAGTCCTTCATTTGCATACAACGACCACAACATCGTTTCTAGCGACGTTTTAGGTATGACTGCTGGTTCAATCTTTGACCCAACTCAAACCATGGTAACTACTGCAGGTGACAAGCAATTAGTTAAGACTGTTGCTTGGTACGACAACGAATACTCATTCACTTGCCAAATGGTTCGTACTTTATTGAAATTTGCTACTCTTTAA
- the clpP gene encoding ATP-dependent Clp endopeptidase proteolytic subunit ClpP, with protein MLVPTVIEQTARGERAYDIYSRLLKDRIIMLSGEINDQMANSIIAQLLFLDAQDNTKDISLYINSPGGVITSGLAIMDTMNFIKSDVSTIAIGMAASMASILLTSGTKGKRFALPNSTVLIHQPLGGAQGQQTDIQIAANEILKSRKKLNQILHETTGQPLDKILKDTERDNYLSAEEAKDYGLIDEILVNQKKD; from the coding sequence ATGCTCGTACCTACAGTTATTGAACAAACTGCACGTGGTGAACGTGCCTACGACATTTATTCAAGATTATTAAAAGATAGAATCATTATGCTTAGCGGTGAGATTAACGACCAAATGGCTAACTCTATCATTGCTCAACTTTTATTCTTAGATGCACAAGATAATACCAAAGATATTTCGCTTTATATTAATTCTCCAGGTGGTGTTATTACCTCTGGTCTAGCAATTATGGATACTATGAACTTTATTAAGTCAGACGTTTCTACTATTGCAATTGGTATGGCTGCTTCTATGGCATCAATTCTTTTGACTAGTGGAACTAAGGGTAAGCGTTTCGCATTGCCAAATTCAACAGTTCTTATTCACCAACCTTTAGGTGGTGCACAAGGTCAACAAACTGATATTCAAATTGCTGCTAATGAAATTTTGAAGAGTCGTAAAAAGCTTAACCAAATTTTACATGAAACTACTGGTCAACCTCTTGATAAGATCCTTAAGGATACTGAACGTGATAACTACTTATCCGCTGAAGAAGCTAAAGACTATGGTTTAATTGATGAAATCTTGGTTAACCAAAAGAAAGATTAA
- a CDS encoding phosphoglycerate kinase — translation MAKLIVSDLDLKGKKVLVRVDFNVPIKNGVIGDDNRIVAALPTIKYIIDHGGKAILLSHLGRVKSDADKKELSLRPVAERLSELLEKPVTFVPENEGKEVEETIDKMKDGDVVVLENTRFQDIDNDFGKRESKNDPKLGEYWASLGDVFVNDAFGTAHRSHASNVGIATAMKKAGKPAAAGYLLEKEIKFLGDAVENPVHPFVTILGGAKVSDKIGVIENLIPKSDHILIGGGMAYTFLAAQGHKIGKSLFEADKVELAKELLEKAGDKIVLPVDNVAATEFSNDAPHEVVGDDIPDNEMGLDIGPKTVEKFRDILKDAKTVVWNGPMGAFEMPNYAEGTLEVGRALADLKDAVTIIGGGDSTAAAKQLGIAPKISHISTGGGASLNYLEGKELPGIACVSDK, via the coding sequence ATGGCTAAATTAATCGTTTCAGACCTTGATCTTAAAGGTAAAAAAGTTTTAGTTCGTGTTGACTTTAATGTTCCAATTAAAAATGGTGTTATCGGTGATGACAACCGTATCGTTGCTGCATTACCAACTATCAAGTACATCATTGATCACGGTGGTAAGGCAATCTTACTCAGCCACTTGGGTCGTGTTAAGTCAGATGCTGACAAGAAAGAATTATCACTACGTCCAGTAGCAGAACGCTTAAGTGAATTATTAGAAAAGCCTGTAACTTTTGTACCAGAAAATGAAGGTAAAGAAGTAGAAGAAACCATCGATAAAATGAAGGATGGCGACGTTGTTGTTCTTGAAAACACTAGATTCCAAGATATTGACAATGACTTTGGTAAACGTGAATCTAAGAACGATCCAAAACTTGGCGAATACTGGGCAAGTCTTGGCGATGTATTCGTAAACGATGCATTTGGTACTGCTCACAGAAGCCACGCTTCAAACGTTGGTATTGCAACTGCTATGAAGAAGGCTGGTAAGCCAGCAGCAGCTGGTTACTTGCTTGAAAAAGAAATTAAGTTCTTAGGTGACGCTGTTGAAAACCCAGTTCACCCATTTGTAACTATTCTTGGTGGTGCAAAGGTATCCGACAAGATTGGTGTTATTGAAAACTTAATTCCTAAGTCAGACCACATCTTAATCGGTGGTGGGATGGCTTACACTTTCTTAGCAGCACAAGGCCACAAGATTGGTAAATCATTATTTGAAGCTGATAAAGTTGAACTTGCAAAAGAATTATTAGAAAAAGCTGGCGACAAGATTGTATTGCCTGTAGATAACGTTGCAGCAACTGAATTTTCAAACGATGCTCCTCACGAAGTTGTTGGTGATGATATTCCTGATAACGAAATGGGTCTTGACATTGGTCCTAAGACTGTTGAAAAATTCAGAGACATCTTAAAGGATGCTAAGACTGTTGTTTGGAACGGACCTATGGGTGCTTTCGAAATGCCAAACTACGCAGAAGGTACTTTGGAAGTTGGTCGTGCATTAGCTGATTTGAAGGACGCCGTAACTATTATCGGTGGTGGTGACTCAACTGCTGCTGCTAAGCAATTGGGAATTGCTCCTAAGATCAGCCACATTTCTACTGGTGGTGGTGCTTCACTTAACTACCTTGAAGGTAAAGAATTACCAGGAATCGCTTGTGTTTCTGACAAGTAA
- the secG gene encoding preprotein translocase subunit SecG, translated as MYNIVMTLLIIVSFLIIIATLMQPQKQQDALNALSGGAVFSGQTKKRGFEALMERITAVLLVLFFALALILAVLSSK; from the coding sequence TTGTATAATATCGTCATGACGCTACTCATCATTGTTAGCTTTTTAATTATTATTGCTACATTGATGCAGCCGCAAAAGCAACAAGATGCCTTAAACGCATTGTCCGGCGGTGCAGTATTTAGTGGCCAGACAAAGAAGCGTGGATTTGAAGCATTAATGGAAAGGATTACCGCTGTATTGTTGGTTCTCTTTTTTGCTCTTGCTTTAATCTTGGCAGTACTTTCATCCAAGTAA
- a CDS encoding sugar-binding transcriptional regulator: MDSDLTLLQSLVPDVLKIIRQRFLVLEQISLLAPVGRRVVAKKLGLSERNVRTETDYLRQLGLISIQSYGMELTDKGKRTLKEAAPLIDRLFNASQTEIELAQKLGIDRAIIVPGDMDRQERVVDLMGEQLNSALDLLLPLGKSIITVLGGTTVAGVARHLSPKLSRYRDLLFVPGRGAVGESVEIQSNTVAQMMASETGGRHKGLYLPENVSSEALTLLLQDTDIANAISNIYNSDMVIHGIGRADVMSKRRGLDVMTSSKLRNDGAVAECFGYFFDQQGRLVKRIPRIGLQLEDLDKIPHVFAIAAGASKAAAITAYMHHAPKQTWLITDEGASNLVLKGK, from the coding sequence ATGGACTCGGATTTAACCTTGTTGCAAAGCTTAGTTCCTGATGTTTTAAAAATAATTCGGCAACGTTTTCTTGTTCTCGAACAGATTTCGCTGTTAGCTCCAGTTGGGCGACGAGTTGTTGCTAAAAAATTAGGATTAAGCGAGCGCAATGTGCGAACTGAAACTGATTATTTACGACAATTGGGTTTGATCAGCATTCAAAGCTACGGCATGGAATTAACTGATAAAGGAAAGAGAACTTTAAAAGAAGCAGCTCCATTGATTGATCGCTTATTCAATGCAAGTCAAACAGAAATTGAACTAGCACAGAAATTAGGGATCGATCGAGCAATAATTGTTCCTGGTGATATGGACCGACAAGAACGAGTTGTTGACTTGATGGGTGAACAACTCAATTCAGCTCTTGATTTGCTTCTACCATTAGGAAAAAGTATTATCACCGTTTTAGGTGGTACAACAGTTGCGGGAGTAGCTCGTCATCTTTCTCCAAAATTAAGTCGTTATCGCGATTTATTATTTGTTCCCGGTAGAGGAGCAGTTGGAGAAAGTGTTGAAATCCAAAGCAATACTGTCGCTCAAATGATGGCGTCTGAAACTGGAGGTAGACATAAAGGTCTTTATCTTCCAGAAAATGTGTCATCTGAGGCCTTGACTTTATTACTTCAAGACACAGATATTGCGAATGCGATTTCAAACATTTATAATAGTGATATGGTGATACATGGAATTGGAAGAGCAGATGTCATGTCGAAAAGACGTGGCCTAGATGTGATGACTAGTTCCAAGCTTCGAAATGATGGAGCTGTGGCCGAATGTTTCGGGTATTTCTTTGACCAACAAGGCAGACTTGTTAAACGTATCCCACGTATTGGTCTTCAATTGGAAGACTTAGATAAAATACCTCATGTATTTGCAATTGCAGCTGGAGCTAGTAAAGCTGCTGCAATTACAGCTTACATGCATCATGCTCCTAAACAGACGTGGTTAATCACAGATGAGGGAGCCTCAAACTTGGTTTTAAAGGGGAAGTAA
- the rnr gene encoding ribonuclease R, protein MTQNERVLADVYETFRHNPQEQYDVDQLENDLSRNQRLNFPDLVKALTFLEHSKKIVTDGQGKYQLNQLNTVAEGTFKANDKGFGFVKFDDESMEDAFIDKHNTKFAIDGDHVKVKIIAGANPWNGKGPEGQIEEITERGVKTLVGEFHPYSDEVVKSSGFYGYVVSENRKLKKYKINITDNGVKPQMGDMVKVSITKYPDEDQPDEMQGVALLTIGNKNDPGVDIMSIVVDNDIRTDWPEDAIDQANSIPDHVTEEEKAKRVDITDQPAVTIDGDDSKDFDDAVVVWKLPNGNYHLGVHIADVSHYVKEGSPLDKEAFARGNSTYLVDRVIPMLPFRLSNGICSLNEGVERLVLSCDMEITPEGKRVGYRIYPSVMKSHGRLTYNNVNKVLDPNNHEKLEQKYEDAAPMLHDMADLHSILYKQRHQRGAIDFEEPEAKIVVDDKGKPTDIVLHERGTAEKMIESFMLMANETVAEDYYKKHTPFLYRVHETPDQEKMQSFFEFVSAFGLNVKADPNDVKPKDLQKIVAKTEGTPEEAVVQMMMLRSLKQAHYSPEPLGHFGLAAKYYTHFTSPIRRYSDLMVHRMIHEYADKNMDKDAQKHFKSQLPDVAEQTSTQERKSIDTERSVNDLKMTEFMADKVGQTFDAIVSSVTSFGMFIQLPNTVEGLIHISNLNDDYYNFDEKSLTLTGRNSHKQFKIGMPIKVKLIRADVEQHQLDFEIYDPNAPKRPQRSNNRGKRSFNKGRGNNNGKGNNSFHVNNGHNFKIRHRKSATVKTNKK, encoded by the coding sequence ATGACACAGAATGAACGGGTTTTAGCTGATGTTTATGAAACATTTAGACATAATCCTCAAGAACAATATGATGTAGATCAACTTGAAAATGATCTAAGCCGTAATCAAAGATTGAATTTCCCAGATCTTGTTAAAGCGTTAACTTTTTTAGAGCATAGTAAAAAAATTGTAACTGATGGTCAAGGTAAATATCAGTTAAATCAATTAAACACAGTTGCCGAAGGTACTTTTAAAGCAAATGATAAAGGCTTTGGCTTTGTTAAGTTTGATGATGAGAGCATGGAAGATGCTTTTATTGATAAGCACAATACTAAATTTGCTATTGATGGAGACCATGTTAAAGTAAAAATCATTGCTGGTGCTAACCCTTGGAATGGTAAAGGACCAGAAGGTCAAATTGAAGAAATTACTGAGCGCGGTGTAAAAACTTTAGTTGGTGAATTCCATCCATATTCTGATGAAGTTGTTAAATCAAGTGGGTTTTATGGATATGTTGTTAGTGAAAATAGAAAACTAAAGAAATATAAGATTAATATTACTGATAATGGCGTTAAGCCACAAATGGGTGATATGGTAAAAGTTTCTATTACTAAATATCCTGATGAAGATCAACCTGATGAAATGCAGGGTGTGGCACTCTTAACAATTGGTAATAAAAATGATCCTGGCGTTGATATTATGTCAATTGTTGTTGATAATGACATCCGCACTGATTGGCCTGAGGATGCAATAGATCAAGCAAATAGCATTCCTGATCATGTAACAGAAGAAGAAAAAGCAAAACGCGTTGATATTACTGATCAACCTGCTGTTACAATTGATGGAGACGATTCTAAAGACTTTGATGATGCAGTTGTAGTTTGGAAACTCCCTAATGGTAACTATCACTTAGGTGTTCATATTGCAGACGTATCACACTATGTAAAAGAAGGTAGTCCTTTAGATAAAGAAGCCTTTGCGCGTGGTAACAGTACTTATTTAGTTGACCGTGTTATTCCAATGCTTCCATTTAGATTGTCAAATGGTATTTGTTCACTTAATGAAGGAGTAGAACGCTTAGTTCTTTCATGCGATATGGAAATTACTCCAGAAGGAAAGCGCGTTGGATACAGAATATATCCATCAGTTATGAAATCGCATGGTCGTTTAACATATAATAATGTTAACAAGGTTCTTGATCCAAATAATCATGAAAAATTAGAACAAAAGTATGAAGACGCAGCTCCAATGCTTCATGATATGGCTGATTTACATAGTATTTTATATAAACAACGTCATCAACGTGGTGCAATTGATTTTGAAGAACCAGAAGCAAAGATTGTTGTTGATGATAAGGGCAAGCCAACTGACATTGTTCTTCATGAGCGTGGTACTGCTGAAAAAATGATTGAATCATTCATGTTAATGGCAAATGAAACAGTGGCTGAAGATTACTACAAGAAGCATACGCCATTTCTTTACCGTGTTCATGAAACTCCAGACCAAGAAAAGATGCAATCATTCTTTGAGTTTGTAAGTGCATTCGGCTTAAATGTAAAGGCAGACCCAAATGATGTAAAACCAAAAGACTTACAAAAGATTGTGGCTAAGACAGAAGGCACTCCAGAAGAGGCCGTTGTTCAAATGATGATGCTTCGTAGTTTGAAACAAGCACATTATTCTCCAGAACCACTTGGACACTTTGGACTAGCAGCTAAGTATTATACTCACTTTACTTCACCAATTCGTCGTTACTCTGACTTGATGGTTCACCGTATGATCCATGAATATGCAGATAAGAATATGGATAAGGATGCACAAAAGCACTTCAAGTCACAACTTCCAGATGTTGCTGAACAAACTTCAACTCAAGAAAGAAAGTCAATTGACACTGAACGTAGTGTAAACGATTTGAAGATGACTGAATTTATGGCGGATAAGGTTGGACAAACATTTGACGCAATTGTTTCTTCAGTAACTAGTTTCGGAATGTTTATTCAATTACCAAATACTGTTGAGGGCCTAATCCATATTTCTAACTTAAACGATGACTACTATAATTTTGATGAAAAGTCGTTAACTTTAACTGGACGTAATTCTCACAAACAATTTAAGATTGGTATGCCAATTAAAGTTAAGTTAATTAGAGCAGATGTTGAACAACACCAATTGGACTTTGAAATTTATGATCCAAATGCTCCAAAACGTCCTCAAAGAAGCAATAATCGCGGAAAGCGTAGTTTTAATAAGGGACGTGGAAATAACAATGGAAAGGGTAATAATTCCTTTCATGTAAATAATGGTCATAATTTCAAGATTCGTCATCGGAAGAGCGCAACCGTCAAAACTAATAAAAAATAA
- the eno gene encoding phosphopyruvate hydratase: MSVITDIHAREVLDSRGNPTVEAEVYTELGGFGRAIVPSGASTGEHEAVELRDGDKSRFGGQGVLTAVENVNGEIAKAVIGLDVTDQRLIDQTMIDLDGTPNKGRLGANAMLSVSLASARAAADELGLPLYEYLGGPNAHVLPTPMMNVINGGKHADNNVDIQEFMIMPVGAKSLHEAVRMGAETFHTLKGLLQERGESTAVGDEGGFAPNLKNNEEPFEILVEAIQRAGYKPGQDISIAFDCAASEFYNKDTKKYVTVADGREYTAEEWTSLIEDLVDKYPVISVEDPLDENDWEGWKTFTERLGDKVQIVGDDLFVTNTSYLEKGIKMGVANSILIKLNQIGTLTETFEAIEMAKEAGYTAVVSHRSGETEDTTIADLVVATNAGQIKTGSMSRTDRIAKYNQLMRIEEALGSTAQYKGIHSFYNLHKQF, from the coding sequence ATGTCTGTTATTACTGATATTCACGCACGTGAAGTTCTTGACTCTCGTGGTAATCCAACTGTTGAAGCAGAAGTTTATACTGAATTAGGCGGCTTTGGTCGTGCTATTGTTCCATCTGGTGCTTCTACTGGTGAACATGAAGCCGTAGAATTACGTGATGGTGACAAGTCTCGCTTTGGTGGTCAAGGCGTTTTAACTGCTGTTGAGAATGTTAACGGCGAAATTGCTAAAGCTGTTATCGGTTTAGACGTTACTGATCAACGTTTAATCGATCAAACTATGATCGATCTTGATGGTACTCCAAATAAAGGTCGTTTAGGTGCTAACGCAATGTTATCTGTTTCATTAGCAAGTGCTCGCGCTGCAGCTGATGAATTAGGTCTACCTTTATATGAATACTTAGGTGGTCCAAATGCTCATGTTTTACCAACTCCAATGATGAATGTTATCAATGGTGGTAAGCACGCAGATAACAACGTTGATATTCAAGAATTCATGATTATGCCAGTTGGTGCTAAATCACTTCATGAAGCTGTTCGTATGGGTGCAGAAACTTTCCATACTTTGAAGGGCTTATTGCAAGAACGTGGTGAATCAACTGCTGTTGGTGATGAAGGTGGTTTTGCACCTAACTTGAAGAACAACGAAGAACCATTTGAAATTTTAGTAGAAGCTATTCAACGTGCTGGCTACAAACCAGGTCAAGACATTTCTATTGCCTTTGACTGTGCTGCTTCTGAATTCTACAACAAGGATACTAAGAAGTACGTAACTGTTGCTGACGGTCGTGAATACACTGCTGAAGAATGGACTTCATTAATTGAAGATTTAGTTGACAAGTATCCAGTTATTTCTGTTGAAGATCCTTTGGATGAAAACGATTGGGAAGGTTGGAAGACCTTTACTGAACGTTTAGGCGATAAGGTACAAATTGTTGGTGACGATTTATTCGTAACTAACACTAGTTACCTTGAAAAGGGTATCAAGATGGGTGTTGCTAACTCAATCTTAATTAAACTTAACCAAATTGGTACTTTAACTGAAACTTTTGAAGCTATTGAAATGGCTAAAGAAGCAGGTTACACTGCTGTTGTTTCTCACCGTTCTGGTGAAACTGAAGATACTACAATTGCTGATTTAGTTGTTGCAACTAATGCTGGTCAAATTAAGACTGGTTCAATGTCAAGAACTGACAGAATTGCTAAGTACAACCAATTAATGAGAATTGAAGAAGCTTTGGGTTCAACTGCTCAATACAAGGGAATCCACAGTTTCTACAACTTACACAAACAATTTTAA
- the tpiA gene encoding triose-phosphate isomerase produces MRTPIIAGNWKLHMNPEQTVEFVNAVKGKLPDPNKVESVIAAPAVDLYVLKKTAEGSNLHTGAENAYFEVEGAFTGETSPKVLNEMGIDYCIIGHSERRGYFHETDEDINKKAKALFANDVTPIICCGESLETREANKQDEWVVAQIKAALDGLTAEQVSKLVIAYEPIWAIGTGKTASADQAEEMCKTIRETVKDLYNEETAENVRIQYGGSVKPANVKELMSKPDIDGGLVGGASLDPESFLALVNYQD; encoded by the coding sequence ATGCGTACACCAATTATTGCTGGTAACTGGAAGTTACATATGAACCCTGAACAAACTGTTGAATTTGTAAACGCAGTTAAGGGTAAGTTACCAGATCCAAATAAAGTTGAATCAGTTATTGCTGCACCTGCAGTTGACCTTTACGTTTTAAAGAAAACTGCTGAAGGTTCAAACTTACATACTGGTGCAGAAAATGCATACTTTGAAGTTGAAGGTGCATTTACTGGTGAAACTTCACCTAAAGTTTTAAACGAAATGGGTATTGACTACTGTATTATTGGTCACTCAGAACGTCGTGGTTACTTCCACGAAACTGATGAAGACATTAACAAGAAGGCTAAGGCTTTATTTGCTAATGATGTAACTCCAATTATTTGCTGTGGTGAATCTCTTGAAACTCGTGAAGCTAACAAGCAAGATGAATGGGTAGTTGCTCAAATTAAGGCTGCTTTAGATGGTTTGACTGCAGAACAAGTTTCTAAGCTTGTTATTGCTTATGAACCAATTTGGGCTATTGGTACTGGTAAGACTGCTTCTGCTGATCAAGCTGAAGAAATGTGCAAGACTATTCGTGAAACTGTAAAAGACTTGTACAACGAAGAAACTGCTGAAAACGTTCGTATTCAATACGGTGGCTCAGTAAAACCAGCTAACGTTAAAGAATTAATGTCTAAACCTGATATTGATGGTGGTTTAGTTGGTGGTGCTTCACTTGATCCAGAATCATTCTTAGCATTAGTAAACTACCAAGATTAA
- a CDS encoding APC family permease yields MIEEEKKSDAKKMLWPTLAMMAFSTVWGFGNVVNGYVYFDGTKVVFSWILMFLLYFVPYALMVGELGATFKDANGGVSSWVNATMGAKWAYYAGWTYWACHVVYISSKGTGGLRAMAWGIFGNTKWYDGLPTAWTQLATLVIFLFFCWVTTKGIPVLKSLATIAGSSMFIMSILFIIMMFAAPAINPHAGYYSINFNWKNFMPTFNLKYLTSLSILVFAVGGCEKISPYVNKVKNPSKNFPKAMMALAIMVMISAILGTFAMALMFDPKVVNNNLNEYISNGAYMAFQRLGEYYHVGGLFMYIYSWCNVIGQFSTLVISIDAPLRMLLGSKEAKNFIPKKLLKVNKHGAYINGIWMVVILSGGLIVAQALLPDAQAVMAQLVKLNSTTMPMRYLWVFAAYIALRKQQKKFDTSYQMTKNQGLAYTAGVWCFIVTAACCIFGIYSPDPFTLFLNIITPIILIALGLILPAIKKREDGSNPLMN; encoded by the coding sequence ATGATCGAAGAAGAAAAAAAGTCTGATGCCAAGAAAATGCTCTGGCCAACGCTAGCAATGATGGCATTTTCAACTGTTTGGGGCTTTGGGAACGTTGTTAATGGATATGTCTACTTTGATGGTACTAAAGTTGTATTCAGTTGGATACTAATGTTCCTATTATATTTTGTCCCCTATGCATTAATGGTTGGAGAATTAGGTGCTACCTTCAAAGATGCTAATGGTGGTGTCTCTTCATGGGTAAACGCTACTATGGGTGCAAAATGGGCCTACTATGCTGGATGGACATATTGGGCATGTCACGTAGTTTATATTTCAAGTAAAGGTACAGGTGGTTTAAGAGCTATGGCTTGGGGGATTTTTGGAAATACCAAATGGTATGATGGACTCCCTACTGCATGGACACAACTTGCAACGCTAGTAATTTTTCTATTCTTCTGCTGGGTCACTACTAAAGGTATTCCAGTTCTTAAAAGTTTAGCAACTATTGCTGGATCATCGATGTTTATCATGTCAATTTTATTCATCATTATGATGTTTGCCGCTCCAGCAATTAATCCACATGCCGGTTATTATTCAATCAACTTTAACTGGAAGAATTTTATGCCAACGTTTAATCTAAAATATCTGACTTCACTTTCAATTTTAGTTTTTGCCGTTGGTGGATGTGAGAAAATATCTCCATATGTAAACAAGGTTAAAAATCCTTCAAAGAACTTCCCTAAAGCCATGATGGCTTTAGCCATTATGGTTATGATTTCCGCAATCTTAGGAACTTTTGCTATGGCTTTGATGTTTGATCCAAAGGTTGTTAATAATAACTTAAATGAGTATATTTCAAACGGTGCTTACATGGCATTCCAACGTTTAGGTGAATACTACCACGTTGGCGGATTATTTATGTACATCTATTCATGGTGTAACGTCATCGGTCAATTTTCTACTTTAGTTATCAGTATCGATGCACCTTTGAGAATGTTACTTGGTAGTAAAGAAGCTAAAAACTTTATTCCTAAGAAACTTCTCAAGGTCAATAAACATGGTGCCTACATTAACGGTATTTGGATGGTCGTAATCCTATCAGGAGGCTTAATTGTTGCACAAGCATTATTACCAGATGCACAAGCTGTTATGGCACAGTTAGTTAAATTAAATTCAACTACAATGCCAATGCGTTACCTATGGGTATTTGCAGCTTACATTGCCCTGAGAAAACAGCAAAAGAAATTTGATACTTCATATCAAATGACTAAAAATCAAGGATTAGCTTATACAGCTGGCGTTTGGTGTTTTATTGTTACAGCTGCCTGCTGTATTTTCGGTATCTACTCACCAGATCCATTTACTTTATTCCTTAACATTATTACCCCAATTATCTTGATTGCACTTGGCTTAATTTTACCAGCAATCAAAAAAAGAGAAGATGGTAGTAATCCACTAATGAATTAG